One Chitinophagales bacterium genomic window carries:
- the yyaL gene encoding thioredoxin produces the protein MSNEHRYTNHLIHESSPYLLQHAHNPVDWYPWGPEALEKAQKENKLLIISIGYAACHWCHVMEKESFEDTSVARLMNEKFVSIKVDREERPDLDMLYMHACQLITGGGGWPLNAIALPDGTPIYAGTYFPKEQWMRVLQQVYDFYTQNPEKAREYAQRLKEGIASLEVVHLKKPQRPISREELDSAVLHLLKTQDVKKGGRAGAPKFPMPVNYQFLLTAFYQLKHEQALTVTELTLDNIAHGGIYDHIGGGFARYSVDDAWHVPHFEKMLYDNAQLVSLYSLAFQATRKPLYRKVVYETLRWVEREMTSPENGFYSSLDADSEGEEGRFYVWTAEELKRILGTDADMFMDYYGVTPQGNWEHGKNVLHRTAVQEKIARQYHLSPAELEEKIEALKKKVFEEREKRVRPALDDKMITSWNALMIKGYTDAYRVFGEKQFLEAARSGAQFLLSRVAEKNRLSRNYKNGKAYVDAFLDDYAHTIEAFISLYQATFEESYLHQAEKWMDYALAHFHDTNSGMFFYTSDAHELLVARKMELSDNVIPSSNSVMAKNLYQLGQLLYRDDYLKLPPQMFSNMKNDVIEHPSFYANWALLGCWLLEEPFEIAIVGKEADRLRSEFDQHFLPNVFLLGSTGESSLPLLQNKFVEKQTTIYVCRAKTCKMPVTTVEAALNQLN, from the coding sequence ATGAGCAACGAGCATCGCTACACCAATCACCTGATCCATGAAAGCAGCCCTTACCTGTTGCAGCATGCCCACAATCCGGTTGACTGGTATCCCTGGGGACCGGAGGCACTGGAAAAAGCGCAAAAGGAAAACAAACTCTTAATTATCAGCATCGGGTATGCGGCCTGTCACTGGTGTCACGTGATGGAAAAAGAATCTTTTGAAGATACCTCTGTTGCCAGGCTGATGAATGAAAAGTTTGTTTCTATTAAGGTGGACAGGGAGGAAAGACCGGATCTGGACATGCTTTACATGCATGCCTGTCAGCTTATCACAGGCGGAGGAGGCTGGCCGTTGAATGCTATTGCCCTACCGGACGGCACCCCTATTTACGCGGGGACCTACTTTCCGAAAGAACAGTGGATGCGTGTGCTACAGCAGGTGTACGATTTTTATACACAAAATCCGGAAAAAGCCCGAGAATACGCCCAGAGGTTGAAAGAAGGCATTGCCAGCCTTGAAGTAGTGCATCTGAAAAAACCTCAGAGGCCTATCAGCCGGGAAGAGTTAGACTCCGCGGTTCTCCATTTGCTCAAAACTCAGGATGTAAAAAAGGGCGGCCGTGCAGGTGCCCCAAAATTTCCCATGCCGGTAAATTATCAGTTTCTCCTCACGGCTTTCTACCAGCTTAAGCATGAACAAGCCCTCACAGTAACCGAATTAACTCTGGACAACATAGCCCACGGAGGCATTTACGACCATATAGGAGGAGGCTTTGCACGCTATTCGGTGGATGATGCCTGGCATGTGCCACACTTTGAGAAGATGCTTTATGATAATGCCCAACTGGTGAGCCTTTATTCATTAGCCTTTCAGGCAACCCGGAAACCCTTATACCGCAAAGTCGTGTACGAAACCCTCCGCTGGGTAGAACGGGAAATGACTTCACCGGAAAATGGCTTTTATTCTTCACTGGATGCAGACAGCGAAGGCGAAGAGGGGCGCTTTTATGTGTGGACCGCAGAGGAACTTAAACGCATTTTAGGCACAGACGCTGACATGTTTATGGACTATTACGGTGTAACTCCCCAGGGAAACTGGGAACATGGGAAAAATGTGTTGCACAGAACAGCCGTACAGGAAAAGATTGCCCGACAATACCACCTGTCACCGGCTGAACTGGAAGAAAAAATAGAAGCCCTCAAAAAAAAGGTTTTTGAAGAACGGGAAAAACGCGTGCGTCCGGCACTGGATGATAAGATGATTACTTCCTGGAATGCCCTGATGATAAAAGGATATACCGATGCATACCGCGTATTCGGAGAAAAGCAATTCCTGGAAGCAGCCCGCTCCGGTGCACAATTTCTGCTCAGCAGGGTTGCTGAAAAGAACCGTCTCTCCCGAAATTATAAAAACGGTAAAGCCTATGTAGATGCTTTCTTGGACGATTATGCTCACACCATAGAAGCCTTTATTTCCCTGTATCAGGCTACCTTTGAAGAAAGCTACCTGCATCAGGCTGAAAAATGGATGGATTATGCTCTGGCACATTTTCACGATACAAACAGTGGCATGTTTTTCTACACCTCGGATGCGCATGAATTGCTGGTAGCCCGCAAAATGGAACTGAGCGACAATGTGATCCCCTCGTCCAATTCAGTAATGGCCAAAAATCTTTATCAGCTCGGACAACTGCTTTACCGCGATGATTATCTTAAATTACCTCCTCAGATGTTTAGCAACATGAAAAACGATGTGATAGAGCACCCTTCATTTTATGCCAACTGGGCGCTGCTGGGTTGCTGGTTGCTTGAGGAACCCTTTGAAATAGCTATAGTGGGAAAGGAAGCTGACCGGCTGAGGAGCGAGTTTGACCAGCACTTTCTCCCGAATGTGTTTTTGCTGGGAAGCACTGGCGAAAGTTCGCTTCCTCTGCTGCAAAACAAATTTGTGGAAAAACAAACCACCATTTACGTTTGCCGGGCAAAGACCTGTAAAATGCCGGTCACCACAGTGGAAGCGGCTCTCAATCAATTAAACTAA
- the murQ gene encoding N-acetylmuramic acid 6-phosphate etherase has translation MQKITEQPSLYDHLEKMTVEEILVYMNREDQKVPLVVQQLIPAVSRLVEDIVDRMLGGGRLFYIGAGTSGRLGIVDASECPPTFGVPHGLVIGLIAGGDQAIRRAVEHAEDDPEQGWKDLEAHHIQSNDTVVGIAASGTTPYVVGALQRCRQHQILTACITCNPDAPVTQYADHPLVAVVGPEFVTGSTRLKAGTAQKLLLNMISTAVMIKLGRVKGNKMVDMQLSNDKLIDRGTRMVQEALGLDYNSARERLLRFGSVRKAIEQ, from the coding sequence ATGCAAAAAATAACCGAACAGCCTTCCCTCTATGATCATCTGGAGAAAATGACAGTAGAGGAAATTCTGGTATACATGAACCGGGAGGATCAGAAAGTGCCTTTGGTAGTGCAACAGCTTATTCCGGCCGTAAGCCGCCTGGTAGAAGATATTGTTGACCGCATGCTGGGTGGCGGAAGATTATTTTACATCGGTGCCGGTACCAGCGGCAGGCTTGGTATTGTGGATGCCTCTGAATGCCCGCCTACTTTTGGTGTTCCGCACGGGCTGGTTATCGGTCTTATTGCCGGAGGCGACCAGGCCATCCGAAGAGCCGTTGAACACGCGGAAGACGATCCTGAGCAGGGATGGAAAGATCTGGAGGCACACCATATTCAATCCAATGATACGGTGGTGGGCATCGCTGCCTCGGGCACTACCCCTTATGTGGTGGGGGCCCTGCAACGATGCCGGCAACACCAAATCCTCACGGCTTGCATTACGTGCAATCCGGATGCACCCGTTACGCAGTATGCCGACCATCCGCTGGTGGCGGTGGTGGGTCCTGAATTTGTCACCGGCAGCACACGCCTGAAGGCAGGTACCGCACAAAAGCTCCTGCTGAACATGATATCTACGGCAGTAATGATTAAACTCGGGCGCGTGAAAGGGAATAAAATGGTAGATATGCAACTGAGCAATGATAAACTCATTGATCGTGGTACACGCATGGTACAAGAAGCCCTGGGCCTGGATTATAATTCAGCCCGTGAGCGGCTGCTGCGCTTCGGCAGCGTAAGAAAAGCCATTGAACAGTAG
- a CDS encoding molecular chaperone DnaJ, with protein sequence MPNYKKWIGGGVGWLLGGPIGGLLGFAFGSLLDNDTVEVIEKELGSKETLSPEAEFRLCLLLLSALVIKADGKATEREMNYVRDFFVRKFGVDKANSSMRIFNRINKNYITAESVCAQVRQLIDYPSRLQLVHFLFGVAQCDGYVTQPEIRMIGRIALLLGLHSTEFNSIRSMFRSEKIQTSAYDILGVKRTDSMDVIKSAYRKLTLQYHPDKVAHLGEDVQREAREKYQKVLEAYETIKRERAAA encoded by the coding sequence ATGCCCAATTACAAAAAATGGATTGGTGGAGGCGTGGGCTGGCTGCTGGGCGGGCCCATCGGTGGGCTGCTTGGCTTTGCTTTCGGCTCTCTTCTGGATAATGACACTGTTGAAGTAATTGAAAAGGAGCTGGGCTCTAAAGAAACTTTAAGCCCGGAGGCGGAATTCAGGCTCTGTCTGCTCCTGCTTTCCGCCCTGGTAATCAAGGCTGACGGAAAAGCTACCGAACGGGAGATGAACTATGTTCGTGATTTCTTTGTGCGCAAATTCGGAGTAGATAAGGCCAACTCCAGCATGCGCATATTCAATCGCATTAACAAAAACTATATTACTGCCGAATCGGTCTGTGCACAGGTAAGACAACTGATAGACTACCCTTCACGGCTTCAGCTGGTGCACTTTCTTTTCGGTGTAGCTCAGTGCGATGGGTATGTCACGCAACCGGAAATACGTATGATCGGACGTATAGCCTTGTTGCTGGGCTTACACTCAACGGAGTTTAACTCTATTCGCTCCATGTTTCGGAGTGAAAAAATACAGACCAGCGCTTACGACATTCTGGGCGTAAAAAGAACCGACTCCATGGACGTAATCAAAAGCGCCTACCGCAAGCTCACTCTCCAGTATCATCCCGATAAGGTAGCTCACCTTGGCGAAGACGTTCAACGTGAAGCCAGAGAAAAATATCAGAAAGTACTGGAGGCCTATGAAACCATAAAACGGGAACGAGCTGCAGCCTGA
- a CDS encoding phosphoesterase, whose protein sequence is MKIGLLSDTHGHLPEVVFRHFANCDEIWHAGDFGSPEVADKLASFKPLRGVYGNIDGNQIRQRFPEELIFEIAQMKFLITHIAGQPGRYTARIQQLLAMQSPHVLICGHSHMLKVMFDKKFNLLYLNPGAAGNEGFHKIKTLLRFDILGNKLSNLEVIELGKRGTSQ, encoded by the coding sequence ATGAAAATCGGGCTCTTATCTGACACACATGGCCACCTACCGGAGGTTGTATTCAGGCATTTTGCCAACTGTGACGAAATATGGCATGCCGGTGACTTTGGTTCACCGGAGGTAGCCGACAAGCTGGCCTCCTTTAAACCCCTGCGCGGAGTATATGGCAATATTGACGGCAACCAGATCCGGCAGCGCTTTCCGGAAGAGCTGATTTTTGAAATAGCACAGATGAAATTCCTCATCACCCACATAGCGGGCCAACCGGGTCGCTACACCGCACGCATACAACAGTTGCTGGCTATGCAAAGCCCGCACGTGCTCATTTGCGGACACAGCCACATGCTTAAGGTTATGTTTGATAAGAAGTTTAACCTCCTTTATCTCAACCCCGGAGCAGCAGGCAATGAAGGGTTTCATAAAATCAAAACATTGCTGCGGTTTGATATCCTCGGTAACAAACTGAGTAATCTGGAAGTTATTGAACTGGGTAAACGAGGCACATCCCAATAG
- a CDS encoding ATPase, translating into MCVQINTSLIADVFLKTNTCCFPKGYLCSRNMIAQAPPHILIADSGSTKTHWVLTNGRESIPFFTAGINPFYTGIEEIKQLLLNELVPNLPHKPSAIFFYGAGLSQPDNVQAVGKALQALFPAVPVGVEHDLLAAARATCRNNPGIACILGTGSNSCLYDGEKITDNIPSLGFFLGDEGSGASLGRKLLQAYFYRELPDDLRSSLEQHHDMNRQTILNAVYHQPLPNRFVASFSRFLTQNNQHPAAHALLYEAFSEFIQRHVCKYAGHKQLPVHFIGSVAKLNESILTEVLLKAGLTKGLFLQSPMEGLIAFHSNMQLNALS; encoded by the coding sequence ATGTGCGTGCAAATTAACACTTCTCTTATAGCTGACGTATTTTTGAAGACAAACACATGCTGCTTCCCGAAAGGGTATCTCTGTTCCCGGAATATGATAGCTCAGGCCCCCCCCCACATACTTATAGCAGACAGTGGTTCAACAAAAACCCATTGGGTTCTGACCAACGGCCGGGAAAGCATTCCTTTTTTTACTGCGGGTATCAATCCCTTTTATACCGGCATAGAAGAAATCAAGCAACTATTGCTCAACGAACTTGTGCCCAATTTACCCCATAAGCCTTCAGCTATCTTTTTTTACGGTGCAGGGCTTTCGCAGCCCGATAATGTACAGGCCGTAGGTAAGGCACTGCAGGCACTATTTCCTGCCGTCCCTGTGGGAGTAGAACACGATCTGCTTGCAGCCGCCCGGGCCACCTGTCGCAACAACCCCGGAATAGCCTGTATCCTGGGTACAGGCTCCAACTCGTGTTTGTATGACGGGGAAAAAATTACAGACAATATCCCTTCGTTGGGTTTCTTTCTGGGTGATGAAGGTAGCGGAGCTTCTCTGGGCCGTAAACTTCTGCAGGCCTATTTTTATCGTGAATTGCCAGACGACCTTCGCTCCTCTCTGGAACAACACCATGATATGAACCGGCAAACCATCCTGAATGCAGTTTATCATCAACCTCTCCCCAATCGCTTTGTAGCTTCTTTTTCCCGTTTCCTTACGCAAAACAATCAGCATCCGGCTGCACACGCTCTGTTATACGAAGCTTTCTCGGAATTCATTCAAAGACATGTGTGCAAATATGCAGGACATAAGCAACTTCCCGTGCATTTTATCGGATCAGTGGCCAAACTAAATGAGTCTATTTTAACTGAAGTGCTCCTGAAGGCCGGCCTAACCAAAGGCCTGTTTCTTCAAAGTCCCATGGAAGGGCTTATCGCTTTTCATTCAAATATGCAGCTCAATGCTTTATCCTGA
- a CDS encoding DNA-3-methyladenine glycosylase: MSYQRHLMKDKKLAPLVLQHGAISLKKRNNVVLRLCASIMSQQLSGKVAQVIYARFLDLFDGAEPTPRQILRVPYTALRAIGLSRNKADYVRNVALFAVEKGLNDAKLSAMTDEEVIRYLTQIKGVGRWTAEMILIFTLARKDVFAVDDLGIQQAMIRLYSIRTNQKAKLKERMLNIAAAWSPYRTYACLHLWKWKDESR, translated from the coding sequence ATGTCCTATCAGCGGCACCTGATGAAAGACAAAAAGCTGGCACCTTTGGTGCTGCAGCATGGAGCGATTTCTTTGAAGAAAAGAAACAATGTTGTATTACGGCTGTGCGCCTCTATTATGAGCCAGCAGCTTTCCGGAAAGGTTGCTCAGGTAATATATGCCCGTTTTCTGGATTTGTTTGACGGAGCTGAGCCGACTCCCCGGCAAATATTACGTGTGCCGTACACAGCATTGCGCGCAATAGGCCTTTCCCGCAACAAGGCAGACTACGTCAGAAACGTGGCACTGTTTGCCGTAGAAAAGGGGTTGAATGACGCCAAGCTGTCGGCCATGACGGATGAAGAAGTGATCAGGTATCTGACCCAAATCAAGGGTGTTGGGCGCTGGACGGCAGAGATGATTTTAATTTTTACCTTAGCACGTAAGGATGTATTTGCGGTAGATGATTTAGGCATTCAGCAGGCTATGATTCGCCTTTATAGCATCCGAACCAATCAAAAGGCTAAGCTAAAAGAGCGGATGTTGAATATAGCTGCGGCCTGGAGTCCTTATCGTACCTATGCATGCCTGCATTTATGGAAATGGAAAGATGAGAGCAGATAA